In the Epinephelus lanceolatus isolate andai-2023 chromosome 6, ASM4190304v1, whole genome shotgun sequence genome, one interval contains:
- the prg4b gene encoding proteoglycan 4b isoform X1, whose product MSRRMSSTVLCAVILLACVLTLSAAQASCKGRCGAEYYRGNTCQCDYSCLSYGECCRDFESQCTTKNSCKGRCGESFKRGRLCSCDSDCVKYNQCCPDHKIHCDAEDEISGAASETAPVKTNSCHNVNDNKPKEPTVNGATEPSTFSEGNSADDPLIPLVSPTSYPKDDLTDDVYSQTFPSELDPLDPETSPIPESTSGYGLSTVDLLDQISIEPTQDPDTLELSTETFTVFSETQTTLSDNEPTQADNSPSTLDPITEGAPTESTGASDATSSSDAGTALPESTTSADHDSSQPNPTLVPQTDFSPTANTPELETVGQAEAKPEEEILPEDPTVASLNDPEVSTLHTSTASATPVAPVSTGPTQGSSTMLETTPTSEATTPVLAASEDPSTSVSPAGPRDMPELDALTTSAPSSTDAVQDNTAADVTQEVTTAEPLNVTPDSTKSTPSEATSKPQKKPDPYKPMPAKPTPAKPSSSKPETKPLDATQSLSTDDPRDFQADDSNDTNLCSGRPVSGVTTLRNGTMVVFRGHYFWILDRNMVPGPARGITQVWGVPSPIDTVFTRCNCEGKTYIFRGSQYWRFENDVLDPNYPKVIATGFDGLRGHITAALSVPQYQTRRESVYFFKRGGAVQKYSYQFGTSPSCSSGRRVQYAVYTVHKRMVRQAVSLLGPTINIRTSWRGFPSTITAAVSVPNKREPEGYKYYVFSRSKSYNVRMDGKRPVIPAPTANASPQSNNFFKCPNKV is encoded by the exons ATGAGCAGAAGGATGTCTTCCACTGTACTTTGTGCTGTTATTTTGCTGGCCTGTGTCTTGACATTAAGTGCTGCTCAGG CGAGCTGTAAAGGTCGATGCGGTGCTGAGTACTACAGGGGTAACACATGCCAGTGTGATTACAGCTGCCTGTCTTATGGAGAGTGCTGCAGAGACTTTGAATCCCAATGCACCACAA AAAACTCCTGTAAAGGACGGTGTGGAGAAAGCTTCAAAAGAGGCCGACTGTGTAGCTGCGACTCTGACTGCGTTAAGTACAATCAGTGTTGTCCAGATCACAAGATCCACTGTGATGCAGAAG ACGAAATCAGTGGAGCAGCCAGTGAAACTGCACCAGTGAAGACTAATTCATGCCATAATGTAAATGATAACAAACCCAAAG AGCCAACTGTGAATGGAGCAACTGAACCTTCTACATTCAGCGAGGGAAACAGTGCAG ATGACCCTTTGATTCCACTGGTCAGTCCAACATCATATCCCAAAGATGATCTCACTGATG ATGTGTACAGCCAGACATTTCCCAGTGAATTGGACCCATTGGACCCAGAGACAAGTCCGATCCCAGAGAGCACCAGTGGCTATGGATTGTCTACAGTTGACCTGTTGGATCAGATTTCTATTGAACCCACCCAGGATCCAGACACTCTGGAGCTAAGTACAGAGACGTTTACAGTCTTCTCTGAGACACAGACGACCCTCTCAGATAATGAACCAACACAGGCCGATAACAGCCCCTCCACCCTCGACCCTATCACTGAAGGAGCCCCCACGGAGagcacag GTGCCAGTGATGCTACCAGCTCATCTGATGCAGGAACAGCTCTCCCTGAGTCCACAACATCAGCTGACCATGACTCCAGCCAGCCTAATCCAACCTTAGTACCCCAGACTGATTTTTCTCCTACAGCTAACACCCCCGAGCTGGAGACAGTGGGACAGGCAGAGGCAAAGCCTGAGGAAGAGATTTTGCCTGAGGATCCAACGGTAGCCTCCTTAAATGACCCAGAAGTCTCAACCCTGCACACCAGCACAGCCTCCGCAACCCCTGTGGCTCCAGTATCCACAGGACCCACACAAGGCTCCTCAACAATGCTGGAAACGACACCCACCTCAGAGGCAACCACTCCAGTCCTGGCAGCCTCTGAAGATCCTTCCACCAGCGTTTCTCCAGCAGGGCCCAGGGACATGCCAGAGCTTGATGCCCTGACGACCAGTGCTCCCTCATCCACAGATGCAGTGCAGGATAACACAGCAGCTGATGTTACACAAGAAGTCACCACTGCTGAACCGCTAAATGTCACCCCAGACTCGACTAAATCTACACCATCTGAGGCCACCTCAAAACCCCAGAAGAAACCTGACCCATACAAGCCAATGCCAGCTAAGCCAACTCCAGCTAAACCCAGCTCCTCCAAACCTGAGACTAAACCTCTGGACGCCACACAATCTCTCAGTACAGACGATCCTAGAGATTTCCAAGCAG ACGACAGCAACGATACAAATCTGTGTAGTGGGCGGCCGGTCAGTGGAGTCACTACACTGAGGAACGGCACAATGGTGGTTTTCAGAG ggcACTACTTCTGGATTCTGGACAGAAACATGGTGCCTGGTCCGGCTCGTGGCATCACCCAGGTGTGGGGTGTCCCCTCTCCAATCGACACTGTGTTTACCCGCTGCAACTGCGAAGGCAAAACATACATCTTCAGG GGATCCCAGTACTGGAGGTTTGAAAATGACGTGTTGGACCCTAACTATCCAAAGGTCATTGCAACTGGATTTGATGGGCTACGGGGCCACATTacagctgctctgtctgtgcctcAGTACCAGACAAGGAGGGAGTCAGTTTACTTCTTCAAGAGAG GGGGGGCTGTCCAGAAATATTCATACCAGTTTGGCACCAGTCCATCATGTAGCAGTGGCAGGAGAGTCCAGTACGCCGTTTACACAGTCCACAAACGAATGGTTCGACAAGCAG TGTCTCTTCTAGGGCCAACCATCAACATCAGGACATCTTGGAGAGGTTTCCCTTCCACCATTACAGCTGCTGTGTCCGTCCCCAACAAGAGGGAACCAGAGGGATACAAATACTATGTCTTCTCAAGAT CCAAATCCTACAATGTGAGGATGGATGGTAAACGTCCCGTCATTCCTGCTCCTACAGCCAACGCGTCACCTCAGAGCAACAACTTCTTCAAATGCCCCAACAAAGTGTGA
- the prg4b gene encoding proteoglycan 4b isoform X2: protein MSRRMSSTVLCAVILLACVLTLSAAQASCKGRCGAEYYRGNTCQCDYSCLSYGECCRDFESQCTTKNSCKGRCGESFKRGRLCSCDSDCVKYNQCCPDHKIHCDAEEPTVNGATEPSTFSEGNSADDPLIPLVSPTSYPKDDLTDDVYSQTFPSELDPLDPETSPIPESTSGYGLSTVDLLDQISIEPTQDPDTLELSTETFTVFSETQTTLSDNEPTQADNSPSTLDPITEGAPTESTGASDATSSSDAGTALPESTTSADHDSSQPNPTLVPQTDFSPTANTPELETVGQAEAKPEEEILPEDPTVASLNDPEVSTLHTSTASATPVAPVSTGPTQGSSTMLETTPTSEATTPVLAASEDPSTSVSPAGPRDMPELDALTTSAPSSTDAVQDNTAADVTQEVTTAEPLNVTPDSTKSTPSEATSKPQKKPDPYKPMPAKPTPAKPSSSKPETKPLDATQSLSTDDPRDFQADDSNDTNLCSGRPVSGVTTLRNGTMVVFRGHYFWILDRNMVPGPARGITQVWGVPSPIDTVFTRCNCEGKTYIFRGSQYWRFENDVLDPNYPKVIATGFDGLRGHITAALSVPQYQTRRESVYFFKRGGAVQKYSYQFGTSPSCSSGRRVQYAVYTVHKRMVRQAVSLLGPTINIRTSWRGFPSTITAAVSVPNKREPEGYKYYVFSRSKSYNVRMDGKRPVIPAPTANASPQSNNFFKCPNKV, encoded by the exons ATGAGCAGAAGGATGTCTTCCACTGTACTTTGTGCTGTTATTTTGCTGGCCTGTGTCTTGACATTAAGTGCTGCTCAGG CGAGCTGTAAAGGTCGATGCGGTGCTGAGTACTACAGGGGTAACACATGCCAGTGTGATTACAGCTGCCTGTCTTATGGAGAGTGCTGCAGAGACTTTGAATCCCAATGCACCACAA AAAACTCCTGTAAAGGACGGTGTGGAGAAAGCTTCAAAAGAGGCCGACTGTGTAGCTGCGACTCTGACTGCGTTAAGTACAATCAGTGTTGTCCAGATCACAAGATCCACTGTGATGCAGAAG AGCCAACTGTGAATGGAGCAACTGAACCTTCTACATTCAGCGAGGGAAACAGTGCAG ATGACCCTTTGATTCCACTGGTCAGTCCAACATCATATCCCAAAGATGATCTCACTGATG ATGTGTACAGCCAGACATTTCCCAGTGAATTGGACCCATTGGACCCAGAGACAAGTCCGATCCCAGAGAGCACCAGTGGCTATGGATTGTCTACAGTTGACCTGTTGGATCAGATTTCTATTGAACCCACCCAGGATCCAGACACTCTGGAGCTAAGTACAGAGACGTTTACAGTCTTCTCTGAGACACAGACGACCCTCTCAGATAATGAACCAACACAGGCCGATAACAGCCCCTCCACCCTCGACCCTATCACTGAAGGAGCCCCCACGGAGagcacag GTGCCAGTGATGCTACCAGCTCATCTGATGCAGGAACAGCTCTCCCTGAGTCCACAACATCAGCTGACCATGACTCCAGCCAGCCTAATCCAACCTTAGTACCCCAGACTGATTTTTCTCCTACAGCTAACACCCCCGAGCTGGAGACAGTGGGACAGGCAGAGGCAAAGCCTGAGGAAGAGATTTTGCCTGAGGATCCAACGGTAGCCTCCTTAAATGACCCAGAAGTCTCAACCCTGCACACCAGCACAGCCTCCGCAACCCCTGTGGCTCCAGTATCCACAGGACCCACACAAGGCTCCTCAACAATGCTGGAAACGACACCCACCTCAGAGGCAACCACTCCAGTCCTGGCAGCCTCTGAAGATCCTTCCACCAGCGTTTCTCCAGCAGGGCCCAGGGACATGCCAGAGCTTGATGCCCTGACGACCAGTGCTCCCTCATCCACAGATGCAGTGCAGGATAACACAGCAGCTGATGTTACACAAGAAGTCACCACTGCTGAACCGCTAAATGTCACCCCAGACTCGACTAAATCTACACCATCTGAGGCCACCTCAAAACCCCAGAAGAAACCTGACCCATACAAGCCAATGCCAGCTAAGCCAACTCCAGCTAAACCCAGCTCCTCCAAACCTGAGACTAAACCTCTGGACGCCACACAATCTCTCAGTACAGACGATCCTAGAGATTTCCAAGCAG ACGACAGCAACGATACAAATCTGTGTAGTGGGCGGCCGGTCAGTGGAGTCACTACACTGAGGAACGGCACAATGGTGGTTTTCAGAG ggcACTACTTCTGGATTCTGGACAGAAACATGGTGCCTGGTCCGGCTCGTGGCATCACCCAGGTGTGGGGTGTCCCCTCTCCAATCGACACTGTGTTTACCCGCTGCAACTGCGAAGGCAAAACATACATCTTCAGG GGATCCCAGTACTGGAGGTTTGAAAATGACGTGTTGGACCCTAACTATCCAAAGGTCATTGCAACTGGATTTGATGGGCTACGGGGCCACATTacagctgctctgtctgtgcctcAGTACCAGACAAGGAGGGAGTCAGTTTACTTCTTCAAGAGAG GGGGGGCTGTCCAGAAATATTCATACCAGTTTGGCACCAGTCCATCATGTAGCAGTGGCAGGAGAGTCCAGTACGCCGTTTACACAGTCCACAAACGAATGGTTCGACAAGCAG TGTCTCTTCTAGGGCCAACCATCAACATCAGGACATCTTGGAGAGGTTTCCCTTCCACCATTACAGCTGCTGTGTCCGTCCCCAACAAGAGGGAACCAGAGGGATACAAATACTATGTCTTCTCAAGAT CCAAATCCTACAATGTGAGGATGGATGGTAAACGTCCCGTCATTCCTGCTCCTACAGCCAACGCGTCACCTCAGAGCAACAACTTCTTCAAATGCCCCAACAAAGTGTGA